In Mycobacterium sp. JS623, one genomic interval encodes:
- the speB gene encoding agmatinase codes for MTEPVQPVDGTVVPRYAGFTTFARLPRIDDVPSYDVAVVGIPFDAGVSYRPGARFGPGHVRQCSRVLRPYNPQMQVSPFANQQVVDAGDIPCTPYDIAAAARQIEEHATALTANGARLITIGGDHTIAYPLLRVHRERYGPVALVHFDAHLDTWDTYFDAPLTHGTPFRRAAEEGLFVSGHSAHVGIRGSHYSPDDLTSDADLGFTVVHCREFQRRSVDDVVAQLRETVGEHPLYVSIDIDVLDPAHAPGTGTPEIGGLTSRELLELVRGFDGLNVVGADIVETAPAYDHAELTGIAAACLAYEFVSLLAKARCRG; via the coding sequence ATGACCGAACCTGTTCAGCCTGTCGACGGCACGGTGGTGCCGCGCTATGCGGGCTTCACGACGTTTGCGCGGCTGCCCCGCATCGACGACGTCCCTTCCTACGATGTTGCAGTCGTGGGAATTCCGTTCGATGCGGGCGTGAGCTACCGACCGGGCGCGCGCTTCGGGCCTGGCCATGTGCGGCAGTGTTCGCGAGTGTTGCGGCCATACAATCCACAGATGCAGGTGTCGCCGTTCGCCAATCAGCAAGTGGTCGATGCCGGCGATATCCCTTGTACCCCATACGACATCGCGGCCGCAGCGCGCCAGATCGAAGAGCATGCTACGGCGCTGACGGCCAACGGGGCGCGGCTGATCACGATCGGCGGAGACCACACGATCGCCTACCCGTTGCTGCGCGTGCATCGCGAACGCTACGGACCGGTGGCGTTGGTGCACTTCGACGCGCACCTGGACACGTGGGACACGTACTTCGACGCACCCTTGACGCACGGCACGCCGTTTCGGCGCGCCGCCGAAGAGGGCCTCTTCGTATCGGGGCATAGCGCACACGTCGGGATCCGAGGATCGCACTATTCTCCCGACGATCTGACATCGGATGCAGACCTCGGATTCACGGTGGTGCACTGCAGGGAATTCCAAAGGCGCAGCGTCGACGACGTGGTTGCGCAGCTGCGGGAGACCGTCGGCGAGCATCCGCTGTACGTGTCGATAGACATTGACGTGCTCGACCCTGCGCATGCGCCGGGGACGGGTACACCGGAGATCGGTGGGCTGACGAGCCGGGAATTGCTTGAGCTGGTGCGGGGATTCGACGGCCTCAACGTGGTCGGTGCGGACATCGTCGAAACGGCACCCGCGTATGACCACGCCGAGCTCACCGGCATCGCGGCCGCGTGCTTGGCATACGAATTCGTGTCGCTGCTGGCCAAGGCGCGGTGTCGAGGATGA
- a CDS encoding PucR family transcriptional regulator, which translates to MAYRVRDLLDTPHLRLTLRGGSDGLDKPVTWAQTSDLEEPWLYLAGGELLMKNGQTLTESARGQTALIRGVAENGMCGMVIGLDAATPALTPAAVALADSLGFPIMTVPYSVGFASIGRAVADAAGSGRVAVTERVYNVIRQSVSNPAPANVLSQLERDMSCRIAVLDASTGAVALEASDPPPEDLRAAITDEIAGRRGAIPGVLHVSNESHRALVVEVPDEEPTALVTYAFRGPTTDMVHLQHLASAVAVLLAQQNARREHERRIGAEVMGQLCDGRMSHRDGDRELAERGLDVASCCVVAAEGVSAASERRLHLGLGRRCIPHLLLRRAALLYALMPVTDHTLDVLTQRLGGEAILGVSDPLTLPSRAPAAVREATWAVRVAVTTSSQVARFADTTIFPVLRDPEEARVVVDRVLGRLLAYDVAHSSDMVQTLDTYLRRERSLVQTAKELGIHRQTVVYRMQRIEEITGRRIGDTAAIAEFWLALRARDLLAS; encoded by the coding sequence ATGGCCTACCGCGTTCGTGATCTGCTCGATACGCCCCATCTCCGGCTGACGCTGAGGGGCGGCAGCGACGGCTTGGACAAGCCGGTGACGTGGGCGCAGACGTCCGACCTCGAGGAGCCGTGGCTGTATCTGGCCGGCGGCGAACTGCTGATGAAGAACGGGCAGACGCTGACGGAGTCTGCCCGCGGCCAGACGGCGTTGATCCGCGGTGTGGCCGAGAACGGGATGTGCGGCATGGTGATCGGATTGGATGCCGCGACGCCCGCACTGACCCCGGCGGCGGTCGCGCTGGCCGACAGTCTGGGCTTTCCCATCATGACCGTGCCGTATTCGGTTGGCTTCGCATCGATCGGCCGGGCCGTCGCCGATGCGGCGGGCAGCGGACGCGTCGCGGTCACCGAGCGGGTCTACAACGTGATCCGGCAATCGGTGTCCAATCCGGCGCCGGCCAACGTGCTGTCGCAACTGGAGCGTGACATGTCGTGCCGCATCGCGGTGCTGGATGCGTCCACGGGCGCTGTGGCGTTGGAGGCGTCCGACCCACCACCGGAGGATCTGCGCGCGGCGATCACCGACGAGATCGCCGGTCGGCGCGGAGCGATCCCCGGGGTGCTGCACGTGTCGAATGAATCGCACCGGGCCCTCGTCGTGGAGGTTCCCGACGAAGAGCCGACGGCCTTGGTGACCTATGCGTTTCGCGGTCCGACGACGGACATGGTCCACCTGCAGCATTTGGCGTCGGCGGTCGCGGTGCTGCTGGCCCAGCAGAATGCGCGTCGCGAACACGAACGGCGAATCGGCGCCGAGGTGATGGGCCAGCTGTGCGACGGCCGCATGAGCCACCGCGACGGCGACCGGGAGCTCGCCGAGCGCGGCCTCGACGTGGCGAGCTGTTGTGTCGTTGCGGCCGAGGGCGTTTCGGCTGCCAGTGAGCGCCGGCTGCATCTCGGCCTCGGCAGGCGTTGCATCCCGCATCTGCTGCTGCGCCGCGCCGCGCTGTTGTACGCGCTGATGCCTGTCACCGACCACACGCTTGACGTGCTGACTCAACGACTCGGCGGTGAGGCGATTCTCGGCGTCAGTGACCCGCTGACGCTGCCGTCGCGTGCGCCGGCCGCAGTGCGCGAGGCGACGTGGGCGGTGCGCGTGGCCGTCACGACGTCGAGCCAAGTCGCGCGGTTCGCCGACACGACGATCTTCCCCGTGCTGCGCGACCCGGAGGAGGCACGTGTCGTTGTCGACCGGGTACTGGGTCGCCTGCTGGCATACGACGTCGCGCATTCCAGCGACATGGTTCAGACGCTCGACACCTACCTGCGACGTGAGCGGTCGCTGGTGCAGACGGCGAAAGAGCTTGGCATCCATCGCCAAACCGTGGTCTATCGGATGCAGCGGATCGAGGAGATCACCGGGCGGCGGATCGGTGATACCGCCGCCATCGCCGAGTTCTGGCTGGCGCTGCGTGCCAGAGATTTGTTGGCTAGTTGA
- a CDS encoding APC family permease, which produces MAESIDTTAVTAGAPERLQRGFSFRSALSLAFADVSPIAAVYAIFTLGLFAAGPKFFWAFPIVLIGQLLVAAVFGELASRWPYAGSVYQWSRHVQGTTWGWVAAWAYMWGLTIALGTLSYAAGGFLLNIFGVAEANRWQIASIAIGIILVGTAVNMVGRQVLKVMVAISITCEVVGSLGLGLVLLLFYRENPFSVLFSSAGIPDAASWASGPMLLAIAYVGWSFLGFEAAGSVAEEVDEPERNVPKAIILALLLVGLVVMFSAAALILSIPNLPGVVAAQSGDVVADTLAAHLGQGVTKPLLAMFVIGFVSSFLAVQAAVSRCIWGAARDHSLPGSKVLGGLAGPERLPVNAIGLTAVIAIVFVLLAGTQFYNILVNFNIIGFYIAFGVPVIGAALARLTGKWKPGPFTLGRWGAPVTYLASLWIIFETVNVAWPRTQPDQPWYINWASVLTTAVLAVIGVAIYLSVRRGIQAPIAERLGAAPAPK; this is translated from the coding sequence ATGGCCGAATCCATTGACACGACCGCTGTCACAGCGGGGGCTCCCGAACGATTGCAGCGCGGCTTCAGCTTCCGCTCGGCGCTGTCGCTGGCATTCGCCGACGTGTCGCCGATCGCGGCGGTCTACGCGATCTTCACGCTCGGGTTGTTCGCCGCGGGCCCAAAGTTCTTCTGGGCCTTCCCCATCGTGTTGATCGGCCAGCTGCTTGTCGCCGCTGTATTCGGCGAGCTCGCGTCGCGGTGGCCGTACGCCGGCAGCGTCTACCAGTGGTCGCGGCACGTGCAGGGCACCACCTGGGGCTGGGTGGCCGCGTGGGCCTACATGTGGGGACTGACGATCGCGCTGGGCACGCTGTCCTATGCCGCAGGCGGCTTCCTGCTCAACATCTTCGGCGTTGCGGAAGCGAATCGCTGGCAGATCGCGTCCATTGCGATCGGCATCATTCTCGTCGGAACGGCGGTAAACATGGTCGGCCGGCAGGTGCTGAAGGTGATGGTCGCCATCAGCATCACCTGCGAGGTCGTCGGTTCGCTCGGCCTGGGCCTGGTGTTGTTGCTCTTCTACCGCGAAAACCCGTTCTCCGTACTGTTTTCCAGCGCCGGCATACCTGACGCCGCGTCGTGGGCGTCGGGTCCGATGCTGCTCGCCATCGCCTACGTCGGTTGGTCGTTCCTCGGATTCGAGGCCGCCGGATCCGTCGCCGAAGAGGTCGACGAGCCGGAGCGCAACGTGCCCAAAGCGATCATCCTGGCCCTGCTGCTCGTCGGCTTGGTGGTGATGTTCTCCGCTGCGGCCCTCATCCTTTCGATCCCGAACCTGCCCGGTGTCGTCGCCGCACAGTCCGGCGACGTGGTCGCCGACACTCTCGCCGCGCATCTGGGCCAGGGGGTGACGAAACCGCTACTGGCGATGTTCGTCATCGGATTCGTGTCGAGCTTTCTGGCGGTGCAGGCTGCGGTGTCACGGTGCATCTGGGGTGCGGCGCGCGATCACAGCCTGCCCGGATCCAAGGTGCTCGGCGGGCTGGCGGGACCAGAACGCTTGCCGGTCAACGCTATCGGGCTCACCGCCGTCATCGCGATTGTCTTCGTCTTGCTCGCCGGCACGCAGTTCTACAACATCCTGGTGAACTTCAACATCATCGGCTTCTACATCGCGTTCGGTGTGCCCGTCATAGGCGCTGCCCTCGCGCGGCTGACCGGCAAGTGGAAGCCCGGACCGTTCACCCTGGGCCGATGGGGAGCGCCGGTCACCTACCTGGCATCGCTGTGGATCATCTTCGAGACCGTGAACGTGGCGTGGCCGCGCACCCAGCCGGACCAGCCCTGGTACATCAACTGGGCGAGCGTGCTGACGACGGCGGTGCTGGCAGTCATCGGCGTGGCGATCTACCTGTCGGTGCGCCGCGGCATTCAGGCGCCGATCGCCGAACGCCTCGGCGCCGCCCCGGCGCCGAAGTGA
- a CDS encoding WS/DGAT/MGAT family O-acyltransferase, translating to MERLSGLDASFLYIESPSVPLHVCSIIELDTSTIPGGYSFDRLMDDLATRVQALPEFRSKIADSQLNLDHPVWVEDKDFDLSRHVHRIALPSPGGRRELSEVCGHIASIPLDRSKPVWEMWVIEGVAGEDAHQGGPLAMMIKVHHAAVDGVTATNLLNQLCSLEPDAPPPDPVPGPGDASLFEIAAGGLVRFMARPLQMARAVPATVSTVVDTVNRALSGQAMAAPFTAPPTVFNADVTAERNIALAQLDFDDIKNVKSRFNVKINDVVLALCAGALREFLADRGELPDKPLVAVVPMSVHDACDRPGRNQVSGMFVNLHTDVEDPADRLCAIAEANARAKEHSRAIAPSLVLDKTQVAARGVLSFMLGLVARTPLGHMPVHNLVISNVAGPQEKLYGLGAEIKGLYPLGPIFHGSGLNVTVMSLGGKLNVGIISCRRLVDDLWPLADRFQSELDALVACRTGEPG from the coding sequence ATGGAACGGCTGAGCGGGCTGGATGCCAGCTTCCTATACATCGAATCGCCCAGCGTGCCGTTGCACGTGTGCTCGATCATCGAGTTGGACACGTCGACCATCCCTGGGGGCTACAGCTTTGATCGACTGATGGACGATCTGGCGACAAGGGTCCAGGCGCTGCCGGAGTTCCGGTCCAAGATCGCCGACAGTCAGTTGAATCTCGATCATCCGGTGTGGGTAGAGGACAAGGATTTTGACCTGTCGCGGCATGTGCACCGGATTGCCTTGCCGTCGCCGGGAGGGCGCAGGGAGCTGTCCGAAGTGTGCGGCCACATCGCGTCGATTCCGTTGGATCGAAGCAAGCCAGTGTGGGAGATGTGGGTGATCGAAGGCGTCGCCGGCGAGGACGCGCATCAGGGCGGGCCGCTCGCGATGATGATCAAGGTGCACCACGCCGCAGTGGACGGGGTGACGGCGACGAATCTGCTCAACCAGCTGTGCAGCCTTGAACCCGATGCACCGCCGCCGGACCCGGTGCCGGGGCCGGGCGACGCGTCGTTGTTCGAGATCGCAGCGGGCGGATTGGTGAGGTTCATGGCGCGTCCGCTGCAGATGGCACGAGCCGTGCCGGCAACGGTGTCGACGGTGGTCGATACCGTGAATCGGGCGCTCAGCGGCCAGGCGATGGCCGCGCCGTTCACTGCGCCGCCGACGGTGTTCAATGCCGACGTTACGGCCGAGCGCAATATCGCATTGGCGCAGTTGGACTTTGACGACATCAAGAACGTGAAGAGCCGCTTCAACGTGAAGATCAACGACGTGGTGCTGGCGTTGTGCGCCGGTGCGCTGCGGGAGTTCTTGGCGGATCGGGGTGAGCTTCCGGACAAGCCATTGGTGGCGGTGGTGCCGATGTCGGTGCATGACGCGTGTGATCGACCGGGGCGCAATCAGGTGTCCGGGATGTTCGTCAATTTGCACACCGACGTCGAGGATCCCGCGGACCGGCTATGCGCGATCGCGGAAGCGAATGCGAGGGCAAAGGAGCACAGTCGAGCGATCGCGCCGTCGTTAGTGCTCGACAAGACCCAGGTCGCTGCGCGTGGAGTGCTCAGCTTCATGTTGGGCTTGGTGGCTCGCACGCCGCTGGGACACATGCCGGTGCACAATTTGGTCATCTCGAATGTGGCTGGGCCGCAAGAGAAATTGTATGGGTTGGGCGCGGAAATCAAAGGGCTGTATCCGCTGGGCCCGATCTTTCATGGCTCCGGATTGAACGTCACGGTGATGTCGCTGGGCGGCAAGTTGAACGTAGGCATCATCTCGTGCCGGAGGCTGGTGGACGATCTTTGGCCGCTGGCTGACCGTTTCCAATCGGAACTGGACGCACTTGTCGCTTGTCGGACCGGCGAGCCCGGGTAG
- a CDS encoding DUF7937 domain-containing protein, with protein sequence MSDPRYDAQATVAVATTAAPAVGRSPRVGYVPARTNNVRDSVAVGLLVLALLLPWSLDFGLGVPGSNGLLFVLVGVVTLLALGAALAPHVGPFRLDGQQSDVRRISRIRLLLSIPYPVVAACFVGYHLVQTVRDGGTGLTPPGIGPGLIVGLGGATLAAQPPITSITLEDNGFRRWYGLARLLGAVSIALATLSVAFNLYWRLRYLFVTDIGLGGRDVAVIITTLLYGAEAMIALVIASRWLIEKSAAARLATTALGASAAVAATLVWLLPVGRDIDAFHGIAQNTSTAAVGYEGYLFWAAAAAIVAPTTLYAVFLIKPPTLGAYRSAAQKCLTLIAFWAFAAAALRVVDYLIALSLDLPRALFDSVAMTAFNMIAGLIAWWLLRQLGKSEVSATVVAAFSGVLFVFTVANLAIGLALAPRYAAPPPDAIYGNNLAQQITSTFDVLICALSLAVLVAMLFTGPLAGLLGRRGETKGTAEPPEPPAQPSPQSEPSAPPTIARRPQSSQMPRIARIKEDSTTVLAAPPTEEFSAPTATLRIKRRDEEH encoded by the coding sequence GTGAGCGACCCACGTTACGACGCGCAGGCCACCGTCGCGGTGGCCACCACTGCCGCGCCCGCCGTCGGCCGGTCGCCCCGCGTCGGCTACGTGCCCGCCCGCACCAACAACGTGCGCGACAGCGTCGCCGTCGGTCTGTTGGTGCTGGCCCTGCTGTTGCCGTGGAGCCTTGACTTCGGCCTCGGTGTCCCCGGCAGCAACGGCCTGCTTTTCGTCCTCGTCGGCGTCGTGACGCTGCTCGCGCTCGGCGCCGCGCTCGCGCCACACGTTGGGCCGTTTCGGCTTGACGGACAGCAGTCCGACGTCCGCCGCATAAGCCGAATCCGCTTGCTGCTCAGCATCCCCTACCCCGTCGTCGCCGCGTGCTTCGTCGGATACCACCTGGTGCAAACGGTTCGCGACGGCGGAACCGGGTTGACGCCACCGGGTATTGGGCCGGGCCTGATCGTGGGCCTCGGCGGCGCAACGCTCGCCGCGCAACCGCCGATCACCAGTATCACGCTCGAGGACAACGGTTTTCGGCGCTGGTACGGCCTCGCGCGCCTGCTGGGAGCTGTATCGATTGCGCTTGCGACCCTGTCGGTTGCATTTAACCTGTACTGGCGGCTGCGCTATCTGTTCGTCACTGACATCGGCTTGGGCGGTCGGGATGTCGCCGTCATCATCACCACGCTGCTTTACGGCGCCGAGGCGATGATCGCGTTGGTCATCGCCTCGCGGTGGCTGATCGAAAAGTCCGCCGCCGCACGGCTGGCCACGACCGCGCTAGGCGCTTCGGCCGCAGTCGCCGCCACGCTGGTGTGGCTTCTGCCCGTCGGCCGCGACATCGACGCCTTCCACGGCATCGCACAGAACACCTCAACCGCCGCCGTCGGCTACGAGGGTTATCTGTTCTGGGCCGCCGCCGCGGCGATCGTCGCACCGACAACGCTCTATGCCGTCTTCCTGATCAAACCGCCGACCTTGGGCGCCTACCGCTCGGCGGCTCAGAAATGTCTTACGCTCATTGCGTTTTGGGCATTCGCCGCAGCTGCACTGCGCGTCGTCGATTACCTGATCGCCCTATCGCTGGATCTGCCTCGCGCCCTGTTCGACAGCGTGGCGATGACGGCGTTCAACATGATCGCCGGTTTGATTGCGTGGTGGCTGCTACGCCAACTCGGTAAGAGCGAGGTTTCGGCTACGGTCGTCGCGGCCTTCAGCGGGGTGCTGTTCGTGTTCACGGTCGCGAACCTTGCCATCGGCCTCGCGCTCGCCCCGCGGTATGCCGCACCGCCGCCTGACGCGATCTATGGCAACAACCTGGCCCAGCAGATCACCAGCACATTTGACGTGCTGATCTGCGCGCTGAGCCTCGCCGTGCTGGTTGCGATGCTGTTCACCGGACCGCTGGCCGGCCTTCTGGGACGCCGCGGGGAGACCAAGGGCACTGCTGAGCCACCAGAGCCGCCCGCGCAGCCGTCCCCGCAGTCTGAGCCATCCGCGCCGCCGACGATCGCACGGCGCCCCCAATCGTCGCAGATGCCGAGAATCGCTCGGATCAAAGAGGATTCGACGACGGTGCTCGCGGCTCCTCCGACGGAGGAATTCTCTGCGCCCACCGCCACGCTCCGGATCAAGCGCCGCGACGAGGAGCACTAA
- a CDS encoding polysaccharide deacetylase family protein, whose protein sequence is MTVPAVPWPNGARCAASFSFDVDAESAMLGVDPSHADRMSAISHQAYGPLTGVPRLLNVLAKRGITSTFFVPGYTAVRYPDVIRSIIDAGHEVAHHGYLHEPMRGLTEEQEAAILDRGLEALESLGTRPTGYRAPMWELNWHSPKLLRDRGFLYDSSLMDTDHPYELAVDGDGSLVEIPIQWALDDWEQYCYIPEFSGSGLIESPTKAIEMWRLEFDAIRAEGGCFVLTNHPFLSGRPSRAQALNGLIEYVCGQADVWVASLGEIAEHVRGLGLTPRSVERPNPADF, encoded by the coding sequence ATGACGGTCCCGGCCGTTCCGTGGCCCAACGGTGCGCGGTGCGCGGCGTCTTTCTCCTTCGACGTCGACGCTGAGTCGGCGATGCTGGGGGTGGATCCCTCACACGCCGACCGGATGTCGGCGATCAGCCATCAGGCTTACGGTCCGCTGACGGGGGTACCGAGGCTGCTCAATGTCCTTGCCAAGCGGGGCATTACGTCGACGTTCTTCGTGCCGGGCTACACGGCGGTGCGCTATCCGGACGTGATCCGCTCGATCATCGATGCTGGCCATGAGGTCGCGCACCACGGCTATCTGCACGAGCCGATGCGTGGCCTCACCGAGGAGCAGGAGGCCGCGATTCTCGATCGTGGCCTGGAAGCCTTGGAGTCGCTAGGCACGCGGCCCACGGGTTATCGGGCCCCGATGTGGGAATTGAACTGGCATTCACCAAAGCTGCTGCGAGACAGAGGCTTTCTGTACGACAGCAGCCTGATGGACACCGACCACCCGTATGAGCTGGCGGTCGACGGCGACGGGTCGCTGGTGGAGATCCCGATCCAGTGGGCACTCGACGACTGGGAGCAGTACTGCTACATCCCGGAGTTCAGCGGCTCGGGGCTGATCGAGAGCCCGACCAAGGCGATCGAGATGTGGCGGTTGGAGTTCGACGCGATCCGTGCCGAAGGTGGCTGTTTCGTGCTGACCAATCACCCGTTCCTGTCGGGGCGGCCGTCGCGGGCGCAGGCGCTGAACGGGTTGATCGAGTACGTGTGCGGGCAGGCCGATGTGTGGGTGGCCAGCCTGGGGGAGATCGCGGAGCACGTGCGTGGGTTGGGTCTGACGCCACGGTCGGTCGAGCGGCCGAACCCTGCGGATTTCTAG
- a CDS encoding SDR family NAD(P)-dependent oxidoreductase, translating into MHSGRIALVTGATQGIGAAIAERLAGEGAMVGVNGPMCDARMDSVVAATGGFPAEGDVSDPEAVGAMVAEIECTRGPVDILVCNAAYMTMAPFVDHADDDWWKIIDTNLAGTVYLVQAVLTGMRTRGGGNIVIIASEWGVIGWPNATAYSASKAGLIALTKCLGRELAPEGIMVNAIAPGVIDTPQLQVDADHAGISLEQMHEQYERGIPLGRIGSPSDIAAAVSLLARSDMGALVGQTIQLNGGTTRCRT; encoded by the coding sequence ATGCATTCGGGTCGCATCGCTCTGGTCACCGGCGCGACACAAGGCATCGGCGCGGCCATCGCCGAGCGGTTGGCAGGCGAGGGTGCGATGGTCGGCGTGAACGGCCCCATGTGCGACGCGCGCATGGATTCGGTCGTCGCCGCGACGGGCGGATTCCCGGCGGAAGGCGACGTATCGGACCCGGAGGCCGTCGGCGCGATGGTCGCCGAAATCGAGTGCACGCGTGGGCCCGTGGACATTCTGGTGTGCAACGCGGCGTACATGACGATGGCGCCCTTTGTCGACCACGCCGATGACGACTGGTGGAAGATCATCGACACGAACCTGGCGGGGACGGTGTATCTGGTGCAGGCGGTGCTTACCGGTATGCGCACGCGGGGTGGCGGCAACATCGTGATCATCGCCTCCGAGTGGGGCGTCATCGGATGGCCGAATGCCACTGCATATTCGGCGTCCAAGGCGGGCTTGATCGCGTTGACGAAGTGCTTGGGCCGGGAGCTGGCGCCCGAGGGCATCATGGTCAACGCGATCGCTCCTGGCGTCATCGACACTCCACAGTTGCAGGTCGACGCCGACCACGCGGGCATCAGCCTTGAGCAGATGCACGAGCAGTACGAACGCGGAATTCCGTTGGGGCGCATAGGTTCACCGTCAGATATCGCGGCAGCGGTGTCGTTGCTGGCGCGCTCGGACATGGGCGCCTTGGTAGGGCAGACGATCCAGCTCAATGGAGGAACCACACGGTGCCGGACATGA
- a CDS encoding DUF3072 domain-containing protein, with the protein MSNAEQLQNPEKDTSDWVTGDEPMTGPQHSYLQTLAQEAKKQVPDDLTKAEASEAIDQLQKETGRGRD; encoded by the coding sequence ATGAGTAACGCGGAACAGCTGCAAAATCCTGAAAAAGACACGTCGGACTGGGTGACCGGCGATGAGCCGATGACCGGTCCGCAGCACAGCTACCTGCAGACGCTTGCGCAGGAGGCCAAGAAGCAGGTGCCTGACGACTTGACCAAAGCGGAGGCCTCAGAGGCAATCGACCAATTGCAGAAGGAAACCGGTCGCGGCAGGGATTAG
- a CDS encoding SDR family NAD(P)-dependent oxidoreductase, whose protein sequence is MSPVAVVTGASSGIGAAVVAALAGYDVVGLDINASSPFNVDVSDAGAVADALRHVRAPIDVVVSAAGHYESLPIADITREQLHRMLRVHLGGLRNVTNVVLPQMISRRTGAIVAVTSELAIGGGDADAHYGAAKGAIIGLVRSLAAEVAGYGVRVNAVAPGPTDTPLLAADSPWRAPEYLATLPAGRLATPVEVAEVVRYLVDAEFCTGEVISPNSGAVI, encoded by the coding sequence GTGAGTCCCGTCGCCGTCGTCACGGGTGCGTCGTCGGGGATCGGTGCGGCGGTCGTGGCCGCGCTCGCGGGCTATGACGTTGTGGGGCTTGATATCAATGCGTCGTCACCGTTCAACGTCGACGTCTCGGATGCGGGCGCCGTCGCCGACGCGCTGCGTCACGTGAGGGCTCCCATCGACGTGGTGGTGAGCGCCGCGGGCCACTACGAGTCGCTTCCGATCGCCGACATCACCCGTGAACAGCTGCACCGCATGCTTCGCGTCCACCTCGGCGGTCTGCGCAACGTGACGAACGTGGTTCTGCCGCAGATGATCTCGCGGCGAACGGGAGCGATCGTCGCGGTCACCTCGGAATTGGCTATCGGTGGTGGCGACGCCGACGCGCATTACGGGGCCGCCAAGGGCGCGATCATCGGGCTGGTACGCAGCCTGGCTGCGGAAGTCGCCGGCTACGGGGTTCGGGTCAATGCGGTGGCGCCCGGCCCCACCGACACCCCGCTGCTGGCCGCCGACTCTCCGTGGCGCGCACCGGAGTATCTGGCGACGCTACCTGCCGGACGGCTGGCGACACCTGTGGAAGTTGCCGAGGTGGTCAGGTATCTTGTCGACGCCGAGTTCTGCACAGGTGAAGTGATCTCCCCGAACAGCGGGGCGGTGATCTGA